From the genome of Loxodonta africana isolate mLoxAfr1 chromosome 19, mLoxAfr1.hap2, whole genome shotgun sequence:
TATTATGCTCAGGAATTTGGAGACAGAAAAGTAGGGAGGGATTCTCTCTGTTCCATGATGTTGAGGGTGGGGAGGTGAGCTGgaaggctgggggctgggagctTCTGAAGGTTTGTTCTTCTCACACCCGATGGATGATGCTGGCAGTGGGCTGAGACCTTAGCTGGGCCGCACATGGCCTCTCCACATAACTTGGGCTTCTTCAAAACATGGCGGCTGGGTTTCAAGGATGGACCTCTAGAGATAGCTCTCTAAGGGGACGCCATATTGCCTTTTACAATCTAGCCATGAGCGTCACAGTGTTAATTCTGCTACATTCTCTTCATTACGATTGAGTTGCTGAGTGGGCAGAAAATTAGAAAGCACAATTTGGAGGAGGAGTGCCAGATAATTTGTGAGCGTGTTTTAAAGTGACCACACCTGCTTTATCCTTGTTTGTGGCACTTGTCATGGTCTGACAcattatgtatttgtttattgccTCACCCTACTAGaatgccaaggagccctggtgccacagtggttaaagcacttggctactaactgaaaggtcagtggttcgaacccagcagctgctccacaggagaaagacgtggattctctgcttctgtaaagattacagccttggaaaccctaaggggcagttctgttctgtcctgtagggtcgctgtgagttggaattgactcaatggcacagaaCTAGAATGTCAGCACCATGTGGGCAGGGACTCTTGTTGGTTTTGGTTGCTGCCATATCTCCAATGCCCAGCACTGTGCCTGCAAACAGGAGGGACTCAGTAAACACTGGGTGGATATAGGGCTGGATGGAGGCTTCCAGAAGGCAGCTCTCCATGGGGTCCTCCCAGGACTGACCATCCCATGTGTCATGACCAGCAGTGAACAGGGGCTCCCAAGCAAGACAGCCTATCTGGCCATGGCCTCTTGCTCATTCGCCCCGATGCTCTTCAGCACCCACCACATGTCCTGTTGGCTGTGGGATGCAGCAGTGGACAATTCGGGTCCTGGAGCCCAGGCTGGTGGGGGAGCAGGACGAGCCATGGCAGTCAGAATATGCTGCGGAGTACGCGGTGATGGGGGAGTCCAAGCCCTGATGGAAACCCAGTGATGGGGGAGCCCAGGCCCCGATGGAACCCAGTGATGGGGGAGCCCAGGCGCCAACAGAAACCCGGTGATGGGGGACCCCAGGCGATGGAAACCCAGTGATGGGGGCGTCCAGGCCCTGATGGAAACCCCTTGATGGGAGAGTCCAGGCCCCGATGGAAACTCAAGTGGGGATCCCTTACCCAGCCAGGAGACAGGGAAGGTTTCTGGGAGGCAGTGGCATTGCAGCTGGGCGCTGGGGCTCCCCAAAGGGCCATCTGGCCCCCTCACACCCCATTTTCAGTCCGTGAGTACTGTCCCCCATCCCTGCCACTTGCTGGGGCTGGGGGACGGGTCTGCCAAGAAGCCACCCAAACAGCTGGCCCATCCTGGTTCCTCCAAGTGGGAAATGCTCAGGGGAGCCTTGCTCTGTGTTGTTACCTTGTCAAAATGCAACTGTGCAATTGTACCAAGTGGTAGTGGCTCCAGGGGAGGTAGTGGCACATTTACCTAGCTGTGGTGGGGGCCCTGCCTGGCGTAAGTAGAGGTTGGCTGGGTCTGCAGGGAGCCTAGAGCCACCTCCACCCCACTCTGGTGAAAAGGCTGGGTCTGAAGCACCCTGGGGGTGGGCTCAGGAGAAAGTCCTTCGGGGAACAAGGTATAAAGCAGGAGCTACAAACTCCAGGCTTACAGGGGCCAGAGGGGCGCCATAAACCAGGCCAGGTCTGAGACTGGACTGTGGTGAGCCAGAGGGTCCATGCTCCACTTGGAGGCAGTCACATCCCAAAAGCTGTAGAGTGCTGAGCAGGCCCCATCCAACCCATGGCTCCAGGCACCACTCGCTCAGGGCTGCCAGGTGACAACATCTGGGAGCAAAGCAAGAGCTGAGGGCAGGAGAGCTGCCTGGCCCTGTGGCCTCTGATGGGCCATGCCacctcctctctgagcctcctgcCTGACTTTATGGTCCTTCCTGGGATTTtcctccacaatcaacacccacggaagcagcagtcaggaaatcaaaaggcacactgcattgggcaaatcagctgtaagagagctctttaaagtgttaaaaagccaagatgttaccctgaggactaagttgtgccctGATCCAAGcaattgtgttttcaatcacctcatatgcatgcaacagctggacaatgaataaggaagaccaaagaagaattgacacctctgagttgtggtgttggtgaagaatattgaatataccatggaccaccaaaagaaggaacaaatctgtcttgggagaagtacaaccaggatgctccttagaagcaaggatggggagactgcatctcacatacttcagacatgttgtcaggaggggtcagttcctggagaaggacatcatgcttggtaaagtacagggtcatcagggaaagaggaagacactcaacgagacagactgacacagtggccataacaatcggctcaagcatagtaatgattgtgaggatggcacaggaccgggcagtgttttgttctgttgtgcgtagagtcgctacgagtcagaaccgactcaacagcacctaacaacgacaatcaattggaagagtccctgggtggtgcaaatggttaacacactcagctgccatccaaaggctggaggttcaagtccacccagaggtgccttgaaagaaagatttggcagtctacttccaagggatcagccactgaaaactctgtgaagttgtactctgacacacgtgggatcaccatgagttggaatcagcttgccagcaactggtttttaattcTAAGGAAAAAGAGGGAGAGCTTCAGGAGTCTCCTGGCTTCAGCTGAGTCCTGCCTTGGGTGGGTTAAGATAAATTGGGAGGCAGATGGACAGGGTCCAcatcccagctctgccccttgCTGGTTGTGTGACCACAGGAAGCTCTTCACCTGTAAGATGGGGACCTGTATCAGTTATTTCTTGCTGTGTAACTTAGTGGCTCCataacttagtggcttaaaacatcaACAGTCATTTATTCTCGCTCCTGGTTTCTGTGTGTCAGGAATTTGGGAGTGGCTCAGCTGGGTAGTTCTGTTCCATGTCTCTCATGAGGCTGCAGTCAGGATGTTGGCCAGGGAGGGCTGCACtcatctgaaagcttgactgggAATGGAGGATCCACTTCCAGGAAGGCTCACATAGCTACTAGCTAGAGACCTCAGTTCTTCACTGGCTGCTTgtaggaggcctcagttcctcccaCATGGGCCTCTCCCTGGGCTGCTTGAGTATCCTCACAACATGGCGGCTGCTTCCCCAGAGGGAGCAATCCAAGAGTGAGCGAGGAGGGCACCACAGTATCTTTTATGACCTAGCTGCAGAAGTCACACACTGTCACTTCCAGAATACTGGTTACACAGGCCAGCCCTATTCATTGTGGGAGGGGGCTAACAAAGGTGTGAAAACCAGAAGGCAACGATCATCATGAGGAAAGGTGGTCGAcatcttggaggctggctacCAAATGCTATCATCTATCTGGGGAGCCCACCATTACCACTCACCTCTCAGAGGTGTTAGATGCTCCAAACGAGAGGCGTCAAGAAAGGCAGCGGGCACAGAGCCTGGTTCATACTAAGCACTCAGCAATGGCGGCCTCTACGACACCACCATTGGCTCCAACAAAAGCAGAGGGACCAGTCACCCTCACTGAGGCCTGCTCACCAGACGGGGCGAAGAGGGGCCCCTTCTTTCAATGAACAGGGACTAAGAAGAGGCatccctctttcttttccttaagATTTTAAACACCTAATTTATTCCATCCATTAGATAGATTTTGTAGATTTAATCATTTTCACAGTTGGTGGCTCATTGGATATTCAAGATAAACTCCAAATGAAAGTATAATGGTGAGGACAAATGAGTTTTCACACCACAATGGCAGAAACTTGCTTGGGAAGAGAGTTTAAGAGGAACGAAAATACATAcagatacaatttttttttcccctggcagCCGCCGCTTTTGCTGACTATAGTAGGTTACCACAGTTAATTTCACCAgttttgttcatctgtaaaattgcataaaagtgacatttttgtgCTCATTATAGCAACTGCTGATTTACGGCTGGTAAATGAAGAGCCGGGCCCTTTTTTGTGGGACTCTCCGAGCGGTGCTAAGTGCCCATGAAATTGCTTGTATAATGTAGTTTAAATCCAATCTCGGAGAAAGATTCCCCCGTTGGCTAAAGTGACATTTCCATTCTCCACACCGAGTTTATTTTAGGCCGCTAAGGAGGGGGTTGCCCCAGGATGGGGGCCTGGGGTCAGCTCCACCTGCCCAGCCCAGGTGGGGACAGAGGGACACTGCCCCagccccccctccctcccccaccggGGCGCTTGGCTGGGCTGCTCAGTTCATCCCTCCCTGAGCCCAGGCAGGCTGGATCCCTCTCCTCGGGGCAGCCAGAATGATCTTTCTAAACTGCAGGCCTGTCTGCCCTGGCCCTCCCCTGCTTAAAACCTTTCGTGGCTGTGCGACACCCCAGGGCAGAGTTCTCTACCTGGGCACTGCTGACATTTAGGGCAGACAGTCCTTTGTGAGGACTCTCTGAGTGGACACAAATGGTTACGCACTTGacaactagccaaaaggttggcagtttgaaccctgagacacctcagaagacaggcctggtaatctgcttccaaaggtcacggccttgaaaaccctatggggcagttctactctgacacatgggtcactttgagtcagaatcgactggacggcaactaacagcgCAACAATCCTTTGCGTGGGGGGaccagcatccctggtctctacccactCGATCCCAGTAGCATCCCTACCCTTAGTTATGACAACCGAacgtgtctccagacattgcctgGTGTCCCCTGGGGGCAGAACCACCCCTGACTGACCTTAGGTGAAGCCAAGCCCCTCGCACGGCTCACTCCTGCCCCCTGAGCCGCCCTCGCCCTCTGCCCTCTGCACACCTGCTCCTAGCCTCCTGCTAGCTCTGAGGTATTGCCCCTTCCCACCCGGGCCTGCTTCCTCGCCCCTGCGCCTTTACCGTGTGCCCTTTTCTCTTCCTGAAATATGCCTGTCTCCTCCCTCGCCCTTATGCTACAGCCCCAGGACTTCACGTGGAGGCTGTTTCTTCCAGAAAGCTGTCTCGGTAGCCCGGGCTGGGATAGACTCTCCCGGGTTCCGTGCTGACCCTGCTGCCCCATCGCAGTATGAATTTGCTCTGATTGGCTGCTGGATCCTGGTGCGGGGGTTCTGGGGTGAGGCTCTGAGATGAGGGGACGTGGCTGTGTGGCTTCTGCCTAGTAGGGAGATCAGAGAAGGTAAGGGGTCTGCATTTGACTCCCAGCAGAACACCAGACCCACCTGTGCCCATTGGAGGGGCCACCTGAGTCCTCTGTCCCTTCTCTCCCAGGAAGGCTCTTGCCCAGGAGGGCGTGAACACTCACACAGAGCACCTGCTCCTGCTAGCCTGCCCCACCATCATGACTTAGCAGGTCCTCACAGCCACCCTGGACCCTGGAAGGTAGTGTGAGCAGCAGcagtattcccattttacagatgaggaaactgagcctcagagtgAAGCCACTTTCCCAAGGTCCCCCCCAGGAGTCACTAGACTCAGATGAGCTAATGTGCCCAggaccacaaaaagaaaaaaaaaaagcagttgccatcaagtcaattccaacttatggtgaccgcatgtgtgtcagagtagaaccgtactccacagggtgttcattggcttattttcagaagcagatcaccaggcctttctcctgaggagcctccaggtggacttgaaccaccctTTCGGTTAACTGTTCCACCCAAGGACTctgcccagggccacacagccCCACAACCTGTACTCAATCCAGGCCTGGCCAGCTCCAAAGCCCCCCTCCCGTCCACCCCAAAGGGCCCTGGGAGGCACTGGTCTGAGGACCAGAGGAGGTTCTGGATGGGAGCAACGGTCTGCCTGTCAGTGACCCACCTGCCCTGTGGCAGGGCCCAGTTATGCCCACTAACAGTGGGGACAGTCAGCCTGTCACACAGATTACACCCTTCAGCTCTCTGCTGacagctcacacacacacacaaaaaaaggcagtgGCAGCCACACTGGCCCTGCAGCTGACAGGCAGACTCTGGGGGGAGGTGGGGGACGGGCAGCCTGTGGGGCAGAGAGGGTGAGGGAAGCCAAAGAAAGGGGCCAAAACCTCTCCTCTtcacccacctttttttttttttttttggtggtaaaaaTATATGCCAAAATACCGTCACGAGTTCAACAATgctcatgtacaattcagtgaccctGATTGTATTCAAGTTATGCAACTTTTCTCGATATCCTTTTCCAAGGATTTCACCACCTTTAACATAAACTACCTACCCCATGCCAAAACTCCTCCCGcccacccctggcaaccactaataatctCTGGTGTTTATGTATTTGCGTACTTcacgtaagtgagatcatatcGTATTTGTCCTTTCGCGACTGCCTTCTTTCGCTCAGCACGATGGTCTCTAGGTTCACCCATGCGGcatacatcaggacttcatttctctttagggcTGAGTAGTGTCTCATCCGTCTCTTGATTGAGCCAGTGAATGTGAGCGCAGGGATGAAAACCAGTAGCAGCAGCCCCGACCTACACAGCCTCGTGCCCACCCCTCACGCCAGGCACCGAGCTTAACCCATCCCAGGAGGTCAGCAGGCCCCcgtcatcccattttacagatgaggaaagggaGGCACCAAGAAGGTAAGTGAAGGGTTAGAAGGAATGGACAACCACCAGGACGGTGTTAAATAAAAGACGATAACAAGGGTCATCAAGGATGAGGAGCTACTGGAACTCTGTGCCCTGCTGGTGAGAGTGTAACGGGGCACAGACTCTTTGAAAAACTGTTTGACATTTTCTCCTGAAGCTGAACATGTTGCcgtgtgccctcgagttgattccaactcatagtaaccctataggacagagtagaactgctccatagggctttcaaggctataatctttatgggagcagatggccagccaggtcttttctcccagagcagctggtgggttcgaactgccaacctttcaattagcagcagagagcttaaccactgtcccagcCAGACTCCTTAAGCTGAACAGAGACCTCCCCTccaaccagcaattccacttctgggtACACTCCCAACAGAATTCACTGCAGACGTGCGCCAGGGGCCGTGTACAGGCGCATGCGTCATAACCATTGTCACGGGAACAacttgtgtaaaaattgttgaacaggaacctaatttgctgtgtaaactttcaccgaaaacactggaagatattaagaaaaaaaagaatgttcgTCATAGCACAGCCCAAATACCCATGAGCAGCAGGAAAGACGAATAAACTGTGGGGTGTTCACGCAGTGTACATCACCCGGCAGTGAGAACGAACGAGCAACCACTACACACAGCAGCCTGTGTGGATCTCACAAACATAATGTgatgtgaaagaagccagatagaTTGGATTCCATCTCACCATGTACAAAAGCCAGGCACCACTGGGTCCGTATACTTAGAAGTCAGGATAGTTGTTAAACTTTGAGGGGTTAGTGACTGGGATGGGGGCCTCCTGGGGGGCTGACAACATTCTCTTTCTTGACCTGGGTGTTATATGGGCATGTTCCGCCATGAAAGTTCAAGCTTATATGTGTAGTTTCCTTAACTTGTTTTATACTTTGGTAAAAAGGCTTAAAAAATCTAGAAAGAATGAAGAAGCCAAAGATGGGGAAAAGGCAGCTCTCGGAGCCCTTGTGGGGAGCAGGAGAGGCTGGGTCCGTGCTCACCTGTGCTTTTATCTCCTTGCTCATCTCCCCAGGCGAGCCGGCGGCCAGCTCCATGCAGTCCTCCCGGTACCCAAGCCCGGCCGAGCTGGACGCCTACGCTGAGAAGGTGGCCAACAGCCCGCTCTCCATCAAGATCTTCCCCACCAACATCCGGGTGCCCCAGCACAAGCACCTCAGCCGCACCATCAATGGCTATGACACCAGCGGCCAGCGCTACAGCCCCTACCCACAGCATGCCACTGGCTACCAGGGCCTACTGGCCATCGTCAAGGCTGCCGTCTCCTCCTCCAATGGGGCTGCGCCCACTGGGCCCGCCAAGAGTGTGCTCAAGAGTGCTGAGGGCAAGCGGACCAAGCTGTCGCCAGCCGCTGTGCAGGTGGGCATCGCGCCCTACCCAGCACCCAGCACTCTGGGGCCCTTGGCCTACCATAAGCCACCCGAGGCACCTGCCCCACCGGCTGGCCTGCCTGCAGCTGCCACCGCCGCCTCTGTCATCCCCCTGCCTGGTCGTGGCCTGCCCCTGCCGCCTTCCAACCTGCCCTCCATCCACAGCATTCTCTACCAGCTCAACCAGCAGTGCCAGGCCCCAGGCGCTGTGCCCTCGGCCTGCCAGGGTGTGGCCATCCCCCACCCTAGCCCAGCCAAGCATGGCCCCGTGCCCAGCTTCCCCAGCATGGCCTACTCTGCCGCTGCTGGTCTGCCTGACTGCCGGAAAGGTACTGAGCTGGGCCCTGGAACCACGCCGGCCTTGACATTGGCTGGGGCCACCAAGCCTGCAGGGTATGTGGATGGTGGCCTGGATTACCTGCTGTGGCCGCAGAAGCCACCCCCACCGCCGCCCCAGCCACTACGTGCCTACAGCGGCAGCACGGTGGCCAGCAAATCCCCTGAGGTGTGTGGGGGACGGGCATATGAGCGGGCCAGTGGGTCGCCCCTCAACTGCGGCCTTGGGCTGCCAGCCAACTTCACCGTGGGCCAGTACTTTGCCGCCCCCTGGAACAGCGTGCTGGTGACCCCCACCAGCGACTGCTACAATCCGACGGCGACAGTGGCAGTTGCCGAGCTGGGGCCGGGGGTGGCCCGGGAGCTGGCAGGGCCCCCCACCGATGCCCTCTCGGGCCTGCCCAGCAAGAGTGTGTGCAACACGTCAGTGCTGAGCAGCAGCCTGCAGTCGCTGGAGTATCTCATCAACGACATCCGGCCGCCTTGCATCAAGGAGCAGATGCTGGGCAAGGGCTACGAGACGGTGGCAGTGCCCCGGCTGCTTGACCACCAGCACGCCCACATCCGCCTGCCTGTCTACAGATAAGGCCTGCCTGGCGCATGCACAGACAGACAGGGCGCTGGGGGGAGGCAGGCCTTGGGGCAGGGTGGGCAGCTTACAGGGGCCAGGCCCCCCGTGCCCATGATGCCCACAGGGAAGTCCGGCTGGCTGCAGCCATGCTGCCACCCAACATGGGGGTGGCAGGGCGACCTCACGCACTGATTACCCCTCCCCCATCGGCAGCCCAGGACCCAGAAGGGCCCAGAGCGGCCGCTGAAGTCTGCGCCTTCCATCTACACCGGCAGAGGCGGGGAAAGAGAAACCACTGGAAAACGGGgatggctctttctggctctccCGGGAAAAGGGCTCAGGCCAGGGTGGGACACGGGAGGAAATGTGATGCTCCAGAGTCGGAGTTGGGTCAGACAGCCGGTTCCCCTTCCCCAAGACTCCCCAGCCTCCTGGAAAAGGAGCAGAGGGAGCCTATGGGAAGTCACTGGGCTCACACCGTCCCCCCACTGGCCAATGTAGGCGAAGAACACCCAGATAGATGCCCCAGGGACTACTAGTCCCCAgtccctcctctccccacccccattccTTCCTAACAAGAATCCTATCCCTATTTTCCAAACCCCCGACTACcaccctcccccttccccccagTACATCTTACAGGGCTGCCAGGCACAGTTTGTGCAGGCTGTATACTGCACAAGGGCACCTCATCCAAGGAGACGCTACGCGTACCCCAAACTTGGATATTCATCACAATTTTCCGCATTTTGAGGAAGGGGCGCCATTTTCATACTCGCACAAAGGCGCCACAGGGGCTAGCGGTGGGTCTGCCATCTTAGACCCATTTAGAGGGACCCCACCCTACCTTTCTCAGGGGTCTCCTTGAAGCTAGTGAGGGGGCGACTGGTTTTAATTGGGGAACCAATTCCTTTCCTGCAAACCAACCTCCAAGGCCCGCCTGCCAGCATCAGGCGGGTAAGGCAGGCAGGGGTCCCCCTCTAAGTCCCCAGGGCCCGAATCCCCCAAGTCCTGCCCCCCTTGGCACTCCGGAAGCGGTACTGTATCTCTCCAAGGCCTGTTCAAGCACTAAGTGCATTTACAAATCTctgagaatgttttttttttatactaaaatTGACCATTATATTCTACTGTGAGAAGTGCGGTCTGCACTATATTGttttaaaagcaaagagaaagaaaagaaaaaaaa
Proteins encoded in this window:
- the FAM222A gene encoding protein FAM222A isoform X1, whose product is MLACLQRTQNPPGQHLACPSKSLELRKCEPAASSMQSSRYPSPAELDAYAEKVANSPLSIKIFPTNIRVPQHKHLSRTINGYDTSGQRYSPYPQHATGYQGLLAIVKAAVSSSNGAAPTGPAKSVLKSAEGKRTKLSPAAVQVGIAPYPAPSTLGPLAYHKPPEAPAPPAGLPAAATAASVIPLPGRGLPLPPSNLPSIHSILYQLNQQCQAPGAVPSACQGVAIPHPSPAKHGPVPSFPSMAYSAAAGLPDCRKGTELGPGTTPALTLAGATKPAGYVDGGLDYLLWPQKPPPPPPQPLRAYSGSTVASKSPEVCGGRAYERASGSPLNCGLGLPANFTVGQYFAAPWNSVLVTPTSDCYNPTATVAVAELGPGVARELAGPPTDALSGLPSKSVCNTSVLSSSLQSLEYLINDIRPPCIKEQMLGKGYETVAVPRLLDHQHAHIRLPVYR
- the FAM222A gene encoding protein FAM222A isoform X2, with amino-acid sequence MQSSRYPSPAELDAYAEKVANSPLSIKIFPTNIRVPQHKHLSRTINGYDTSGQRYSPYPQHATGYQGLLAIVKAAVSSSNGAAPTGPAKSVLKSAEGKRTKLSPAAVQVGIAPYPAPSTLGPLAYHKPPEAPAPPAGLPAAATAASVIPLPGRGLPLPPSNLPSIHSILYQLNQQCQAPGAVPSACQGVAIPHPSPAKHGPVPSFPSMAYSAAAGLPDCRKGTELGPGTTPALTLAGATKPAGYVDGGLDYLLWPQKPPPPPPQPLRAYSGSTVASKSPEVCGGRAYERASGSPLNCGLGLPANFTVGQYFAAPWNSVLVTPTSDCYNPTATVAVAELGPGVARELAGPPTDALSGLPSKSVCNTSVLSSSLQSLEYLINDIRPPCIKEQMLGKGYETVAVPRLLDHQHAHIRLPVYR